A single window of Syntrophotalea acetylenica DNA harbors:
- a CDS encoding penicillin-binding protein, translated as MTIHDHHPHDILSVADVLRLSSNIGSAKIGKILERRRYFDYLRKFGFGDRTGIDFPGEATGQLRKPELWFEGDLAAVSFGQGMTVTALQLARATAAIANGGLLMHSGLVRQIVNDHGEVVQRNEPRVLRRVVSEQVAGRIRGLMELVTRDGGTGTLASVPGYRVAGKTGTAQKVDPVTGGYSADKRVASFVGFAPVENPRLVIMVMVDEPRSQVYGGLVAAPVFSRIAGQALRYLGVPPSEAEMDPPLPPETMETREAITTGEVQTLQVSEKGLPVMPQCFGMSCRQVLQFMDRLGLNIRIRGSGRVVDQFPNPGETIRYGDEVWVKLEPPA; from the coding sequence ATGACGATTCACGATCATCACCCTCACGATATTTTGAGCGTTGCCGATGTGCTGCGGCTCAGTTCCAATATCGGCTCCGCCAAAATCGGCAAGATTCTGGAACGTCGACGCTATTTCGACTATCTGCGGAAGTTCGGGTTCGGAGACAGGACCGGCATCGATTTTCCCGGTGAGGCTACCGGTCAGTTACGCAAGCCGGAACTCTGGTTTGAAGGCGACCTGGCGGCCGTCTCCTTCGGCCAGGGCATGACCGTGACGGCGCTGCAGCTGGCCCGCGCCACTGCCGCCATCGCCAACGGCGGATTGTTGATGCACTCCGGCCTGGTCCGGCAGATCGTGAACGATCACGGCGAAGTCGTGCAACGCAACGAACCCCGGGTGTTGCGGCGAGTCGTCTCCGAGCAGGTTGCGGGGAGGATCCGCGGCCTGATGGAACTGGTCACACGCGACGGCGGTACCGGCACGCTGGCGTCGGTTCCCGGCTATCGGGTCGCGGGGAAAACCGGCACGGCGCAAAAAGTCGATCCGGTAACCGGAGGATACTCGGCGGACAAGCGGGTGGCTTCCTTTGTCGGATTTGCCCCGGTGGAGAATCCCCGCCTGGTGATCATGGTGATGGTCGATGAACCCCGTTCGCAGGTGTACGGAGGTCTTGTGGCTGCCCCGGTGTTTTCGCGCATTGCCGGTCAGGCGCTGCGCTATCTCGGGGTGCCGCCCAGCGAGGCGGAAATGGACCCGCCCCTGCCACCGGAAACCATGGAGACCAGGGAGGCCATCACCACCGGTGAAGTGCAGACATTGCAGGTTTCCGAAAAAGGCCTGCCGGTCATGCCCCAATGTTTCGGCATGAGTTGTCGGCAGGTTCTGCAGTTCATGGATCGTCTCGGGCTCAATATCCGGATCAGGGGATCAGGGCGTGTGGTCGACCAGTTTCCGAACCCCGGAGAGACCATACGTTACGGCGACGAAGTCTGGGTAAAACTGGAGCCGCCAGCTTGA
- a CDS encoding division/cell wall cluster transcriptional repressor MraZ, producing the protein MLFKGEFNNAIDGKGRASIPARFRETLGATYGDDRLMVTQRDGGLAAYPLQEWEKVLEKVEALPASDLKDAINLALISPAVECSFDKQGRIQLTKAQRCYAGLESEIREIVVVGSIDKIMIWNRAKHAEMRKQAEELLKNESQTLKHLGF; encoded by the coding sequence ATGCTGTTCAAGGGTGAATTCAATAACGCCATCGATGGCAAGGGGAGGGCGAGCATTCCGGCAAGGTTCCGGGAAACGCTCGGCGCCACCTATGGCGATGACCGTCTCATGGTTACCCAGAGAGATGGCGGGCTGGCCGCCTATCCCCTGCAGGAGTGGGAAAAGGTCCTGGAAAAGGTGGAGGCGCTGCCTGCCAGTGATTTGAAGGATGCCATCAACCTGGCGTTGATCTCGCCGGCGGTGGAATGCTCCTTCGACAAGCAGGGCCGCATCCAGCTGACCAAGGCACAACGCTGTTATGCCGGTCTTGAATCGGAAATCCGGGAAATCGTGGTGGTCGGCTCCATCGACAAGATCATGATCTGGAACCGTGCCAAACACGCTGAAATGCGCAAACAGGCCGAGGAACTGCTCAAAAACGAATCGCAGACACTCAAACATCTCGGGTTTTAG
- a CDS encoding UDP-N-acetylmuramoyl-L-alanyl-D-glutamate--2,6-diaminopimelate ligase, whose amino-acid sequence MNISILCQSIDPCDITGPVAGDISGLYFDSRRVSPGGVFFALRGASVDGHRFIAAAVERGAIAVVMEDPQPLPAGVTGLQVRDARRAMALASAAFYGEPTRHMLVVGITGTNGKTTISYLLEALLKKAGYRPAVMGTVDYRFEDQRLPSSHTTPESVDLMATIAEFRRMGADALVMEVSSHALEQRRVDGVFFDVGVFTNLTPEHLDYHGDLENYFSAKLRLFTGLGERCPRQAVVNLDDPWGARLAGMLPAVVGCGLTPSCAVGAEQVSISLHGISAIMRTPAGMARLRSPLIGNYNVQNLLCAAGVGVALNVPPGPIAEALGAAPQVPGRLESVPNRIGALVLVDYAHTGDALENVLTTLRQLGPRRLLCVFGCGGDRDAGKRPVMGEVAGRLADLAILTSDNPRSEEPLSIITQVEEGLRRVHAGPWSLKQVQEAVGRGYLTLCDRREAIGFAVSVLQPGDVLLVAGKGHEDYQIIGTQRLHFDDREELRKALASVEGKCVST is encoded by the coding sequence ATGAATATTTCCATCCTCTGTCAGAGTATCGATCCCTGCGATATCACCGGCCCGGTTGCCGGGGATATAAGCGGGCTGTATTTCGATTCCAGGCGCGTTTCTCCGGGCGGGGTGTTCTTTGCCCTGCGCGGCGCCAGCGTCGATGGGCACCGGTTTATCGCGGCGGCCGTCGAGCGGGGCGCCATTGCGGTGGTGATGGAGGACCCTCAGCCATTGCCTGCCGGGGTTACCGGCCTGCAGGTCAGGGATGCCCGCCGGGCCATGGCCCTGGCCTCCGCCGCTTTTTACGGCGAGCCCACCAGGCATATGCTGGTGGTGGGAATCACCGGCACCAACGGCAAGACCACGATCAGTTATCTGCTCGAAGCGCTGCTAAAAAAGGCGGGTTATCGTCCGGCCGTCATGGGAACCGTTGATTACCGTTTCGAAGATCAGCGGCTGCCTTCCAGCCATACAACTCCCGAGTCGGTGGATCTGATGGCCACCATCGCCGAGTTCCGGCGGATGGGTGCCGATGCACTGGTTATGGAGGTGTCATCCCACGCCCTCGAGCAGCGGCGGGTGGATGGCGTGTTTTTCGATGTTGGCGTGTTCACCAACCTGACGCCGGAACACCTCGATTACCATGGCGACCTGGAAAACTATTTCAGCGCCAAGCTCAGGCTTTTTACGGGGCTGGGCGAACGTTGCCCGCGGCAGGCGGTGGTCAACCTCGACGACCCCTGGGGCGCCCGGCTTGCCGGCATGCTGCCGGCGGTGGTCGGTTGTGGTCTGACGCCGTCGTGCGCGGTCGGCGCCGAACAGGTGTCCATCTCTCTGCACGGCATCAGCGCCATAATGCGTACTCCTGCCGGCATGGCCCGTTTGCGGTCGCCGTTGATCGGCAACTATAATGTGCAGAATCTGTTGTGCGCCGCGGGCGTGGGCGTTGCCCTGAATGTGCCGCCCGGGCCGATCGCCGAAGCCCTTGGCGCCGCGCCGCAGGTGCCCGGTCGTCTGGAAAGCGTCCCGAATCGGATCGGTGCGCTGGTGCTGGTGGATTACGCGCACACCGGTGATGCCCTGGAAAACGTTCTGACAACACTGCGCCAGCTTGGTCCGCGGCGGTTGTTGTGCGTGTTTGGTTGCGGTGGCGACCGCGACGCCGGTAAACGGCCGGTCATGGGTGAAGTGGCGGGCCGATTGGCCGATCTGGCCATCCTGACCTCGGACAACCCCCGCAGCGAAGAGCCGCTGAGCATCATAACCCAGGTTGAAGAGGGGTTGCGACGGGTGCATGCCGGTCCCTGGTCCCTGAAGCAGGTCCAGGAGGCTGTCGGCCGGGGATACCTGACCCTGTGCGACCGCCGCGAAGCCATCGGTTTCGCCGTCAGTGTGCTGCAGCCCGGCGATGTGCTGCTGGTGGCCGGCAAGGGCCATGAGGATTACCAGATCATCGGCACGCAGCGCCTGCATTTCGACGATCGCGAGGAGTTGCGCAAGGCTCTGGCATCGGTGGAGGGAAAATGCGTTTCGACCTGA
- the rsmH gene encoding 16S rRNA (cytosine(1402)-N(4))-methyltransferase RsmH, whose product MASEDFQHSSVMPKEALECLAPRPGEVFVDGTVGGGGHARLILEATAPDGRLIGLDRDREALAAAGRGLATFGDRVLLRHGNFADIDRVLEELGVDVVDGILLDLGVSSFQLDTARRGFSFQTDAPLDMRMDTSGGTTAADAVNFLPPEELARIFRDYGEERHARRIARRIEKVRAEAPLLTTRELAELVRDAVPGGRVPARIHPATRVFQALRIYVNAELDSLRDGLRRAMAVLRPGGRLVVISFHSLEDRIVKQFFRAAVQTCTCPPGLPVCVCGRKPEAVLLTRKGLRATDLEVATNPRARSAVLRAIRRL is encoded by the coding sequence ATGGCTTCTGAGGATTTCCAACATAGTTCGGTCATGCCCAAAGAAGCGCTGGAATGTCTTGCGCCCCGGCCTGGAGAGGTGTTTGTCGATGGCACCGTCGGTGGCGGCGGGCATGCCCGCCTGATCCTTGAAGCCACGGCGCCCGACGGCCGCCTCATCGGCCTGGACCGGGACCGGGAAGCCCTCGCCGCGGCCGGTCGCGGATTGGCGACCTTTGGCGACCGGGTGCTGTTGCGTCACGGAAATTTTGCCGACATCGACCGCGTTCTGGAGGAACTCGGCGTCGATGTCGTGGATGGCATTCTGCTCGATCTCGGCGTCTCCTCCTTCCAGCTCGATACGGCAAGACGCGGATTTTCCTTTCAGACGGATGCCCCTCTCGACATGCGCATGGACACTTCCGGCGGAACGACCGCCGCCGATGCGGTCAATTTTCTGCCGCCGGAGGAACTGGCGCGGATATTCCGTGATTACGGGGAAGAACGCCATGCGCGCCGCATTGCCCGGCGCATCGAAAAGGTGCGCGCCGAGGCGCCGCTGCTCACCACCCGGGAGCTGGCCGAACTGGTGCGCGACGCGGTGCCGGGGGGGCGGGTTCCGGCGCGTATTCATCCGGCCACGCGGGTGTTTCAGGCTCTGCGCATTTACGTGAATGCCGAACTGGACAGTCTGCGGGACGGGTTGCGGCGTGCCATGGCTGTACTCAGGCCGGGTGGCAGGCTGGTGGTGATCAGTTTTCATTCTTTGGAAGATCGCATCGTCAAGCAGTTTTTTCGCGCGGCTGTGCAGACATGCACATGCCCGCCGGGGTTGCCGGTCTGTGTCTGCGGCCGCAAGCCCGAGGCGGTGTTGCTGACCCGTAAAGGGTTGCGGGCCACCGATCTCGAGGTTGCAACCAATCCGCGCGCACGAAGTGCCGTACTCAGAGCGATTCGCCGGCTTTAG
- the murD gene encoding UDP-N-acetylmuramoyl-L-alanine--D-glutamate ligase: MSAYAGKHVIVVGAGCTGLGLARFFLDRGADVTLSESRRREDIGGVEELAARGVRFDCGGHDAALMAAADLVAISPGIALDVPAVAGAMAAGVPVLGEIEIAARELAAPMIAITGTNGKSTTTCLVGEILQRWNRRAFVGGNLGTPLIEATRDSDWDWIVAEISSFQMEAIETFRPRYGLLLNLTEDHLDRYPDMASYVAAKLRLFENMTAADVAILNADDALVMRCAEALPCRKICFSSSRVLQQGMGFDGQDIVWRFDGGEQRFAVSQLRLKGLHNVENAMAALIAPLLEGCPADLAWQAVCGFSGLDHRMVRVRELDGVTWYDDSKGTNVGSVVKSLAGLEAPVTLIAGGKDKGGDYAPLAQLMRDKVAHLILIGQAADRMQQAFSGLTGILRAATLEEAVQMAFDLTAPGGTVLLSPGCSSFDMFRSYAERGAVFCRAVQALQSRG, encoded by the coding sequence ATGTCCGCATATGCGGGAAAACATGTGATCGTTGTCGGCGCCGGCTGTACGGGCCTGGGGCTGGCGCGCTTTTTTCTTGATCGTGGAGCCGACGTCACCCTTTCCGAAAGCCGCCGCCGGGAAGATATCGGCGGAGTCGAAGAATTGGCGGCGCGTGGCGTGCGGTTCGATTGCGGCGGTCACGACGCGGCGCTGATGGCAGCTGCAGATCTGGTGGCGATCAGCCCCGGCATTGCCCTGGACGTGCCCGCTGTGGCAGGCGCCATGGCCGCCGGGGTGCCGGTGCTCGGTGAAATCGAGATCGCCGCCCGCGAACTGGCTGCTCCCATGATCGCCATCACCGGCACCAACGGCAAATCCACCACCACCTGTCTGGTGGGTGAAATCCTGCAGCGCTGGAATCGTCGCGCTTTTGTCGGCGGCAACCTCGGCACACCGCTTATCGAAGCCACCCGGGACAGCGACTGGGACTGGATCGTGGCGGAAATATCCTCTTTTCAGATGGAAGCCATCGAGACCTTCAGGCCACGGTACGGCCTGCTGCTCAACCTGACCGAAGATCATCTCGACCGGTATCCCGACATGGCAAGTTATGTCGCGGCGAAACTGCGTCTGTTTGAAAATATGACGGCCGCCGACGTGGCGATCCTCAATGCCGACGATGCGCTGGTGATGCGTTGCGCTGAAGCGCTGCCCTGCCGCAAGATCTGCTTTTCCTCAAGCCGTGTGTTGCAGCAGGGCATGGGCTTTGACGGGCAGGACATCGTCTGGCGGTTTGACGGTGGCGAGCAGCGCTTTGCCGTTTCGCAACTGCGCCTGAAAGGGCTTCACAACGTGGAAAACGCCATGGCCGCCCTCATCGCGCCGCTGCTGGAGGGCTGCCCCGCCGATCTGGCATGGCAGGCCGTATGCGGTTTTTCCGGCCTCGATCACCGCATGGTCAGGGTGCGGGAGCTCGACGGGGTCACCTGGTACGATGATTCCAAGGGAACCAACGTCGGCAGCGTGGTCAAAAGTCTTGCCGGACTGGAAGCCCCTGTGACCCTGATCGCCGGAGGCAAGGACAAGGGCGGAGATTACGCGCCCCTGGCGCAATTGATGCGTGACAAGGTTGCGCATCTGATCCTTATAGGTCAGGCTGCGGACCGGATGCAGCAGGCTTTTTCCGGACTGACCGGGATTCTGCGTGCCGCGACCCTGGAGGAAGCCGTGCAGATGGCCTTTGATCTGACCGCTCCGGGAGGAACCGTGCTGCTATCCCCGGGGTGTTCAAGTTTTGATATGTTCCGCAGCTATGCCGAACGTGGGGCAGTCTTCTGTCGCGCGGTTCAGGCATTGCAATCAAGGGGCTGA
- a CDS encoding penicillin-binding transpeptidase domain-containing protein: MANQPTYNPNAFGRFPASSRRNRAVCDEFEPGSTLKVFLVAAALNENLVRPEQLINCENGAYRVGG, encoded by the coding sequence ATGGCCAATCAGCCGACCTACAATCCCAATGCCTTTGGCCGGTTTCCCGCATCCAGCCGTCGAAACCGGGCCGTCTGTGATGAATTCGAACCGGGTTCGACCCTCAAGGTGTTCCTGGTTGCGGCGGCTCTGAACGAAAACCTGGTGCGGCCGGAGCAACTGATCAACTGCGAGAATGGCGCTTACCGGGTGGGGGGATGA
- the mraY gene encoding phospho-N-acetylmuramoyl-pentapeptide-transferase, with protein MLYHLLYPLHEQFSALYIFRYITFRAIYATITALMISFIMGPWLIDKLSRLQIGQSIRKDGPQSHFKKEGTPTMGGTLILLAIVLPTLLWTDLGNIYVWVTLLVTVGFGAVGFIDDYRKVKLRNSDGLSARQKMFWLMLIAATAGFVLYVYQPFQTTLAFPFFKGLRPELGLLYIPFAVLVIVGASNAVNLTDGLDGLAIGPTIIASGTYLLFAYLAGNARLSEYLQISSVQGAGELAVLCGAMVGAGLGFLWFNTYPAQVFMGDVGSLSLGGALGTIAVITKQEIVLVIVGGIFVVEALSVIVQVSSFKLLGRRIFRMAPIHHHFELKGWAEPKIIVRFWIISIILALVALSTLKLR; from the coding sequence ATGCTGTACCATCTGCTTTATCCGCTGCATGAACAGTTTTCGGCGCTGTACATTTTCCGCTATATCACCTTCAGGGCGATTTACGCGACCATCACGGCGTTGATGATTTCGTTTATCATGGGTCCCTGGCTCATCGACAAATTATCCAGACTGCAGATCGGGCAGAGTATCCGCAAGGACGGACCCCAGTCCCATTTCAAAAAAGAAGGCACGCCAACCATGGGCGGCACCCTGATCCTGCTGGCCATCGTGCTGCCGACCCTGCTATGGACCGACCTGGGCAATATCTATGTCTGGGTGACCCTGCTGGTCACCGTGGGGTTTGGCGCGGTCGGTTTTATCGACGATTACCGCAAGGTCAAGCTGCGCAACAGTGATGGCCTCTCGGCCCGGCAGAAGATGTTCTGGTTGATGCTGATTGCCGCTACCGCCGGGTTTGTACTGTATGTTTACCAACCTTTCCAGACCACCCTCGCGTTTCCTTTTTTCAAGGGATTGCGGCCGGAACTTGGGCTTCTGTACATTCCCTTCGCGGTGCTGGTCATCGTTGGTGCCAGCAATGCGGTGAACCTGACCGACGGTCTCGACGGCCTGGCCATCGGACCGACCATCATTGCATCGGGTACGTATCTGCTGTTCGCCTATCTGGCGGGCAATGCCCGGCTTTCCGAGTACCTGCAGATCAGCAGCGTGCAGGGGGCCGGGGAACTGGCGGTGCTGTGCGGCGCCATGGTGGGCGCCGGCCTTGGTTTTCTCTGGTTCAATACCTATCCGGCCCAGGTGTTCATGGGTGATGTCGGCAGTCTGTCACTGGGTGGCGCCCTCGGTACCATCGCGGTCATTACCAAACAGGAGATCGTACTGGTTATCGTCGGTGGCATTTTCGTGGTAGAGGCGTTGTCCGTCATCGTGCAGGTCTCTTCGTTCAAGCTGCTGGGCCGGCGGATTTTCCGCATGGCGCCCATCCATCATCATTTTGAACTCAAGGGATGGGCCGAGCCGAAAATCATCGTGCGATTCTGGATTATCAGCATCATTCTTGCGCTGGTGGCGCTTTCCACCCTGAAGCTGAGGTAA
- a CDS encoding UDP-N-acetylmuramoyl-tripeptide--D-alanyl-D-alanine ligase — protein MRFDLIQIASITGGTLIPDRAAAIVTGVSTDSRSLRPGDLFVPLRGPRFDGHDYLVQAVRGGASACLSEEVVAGLPVPVVRVADTLRALGDLAAAVRQDFDGPVVAVTGSSGKTSTKEMLAGILGLRGPGLKTEGNFNNLIGLPHTLLRLEADHGWAVLELGMSARGEIARLAEISRPDVGIVTNVGPAHLETLLTLDGVARAKGELFAALPVGGTAVINGDDPRVLQLPVANGVRRLIFGCGSEAQVRAEGLTADGDGMRFDLLLDEKVWPVRLSVPGRYNVCNALAAAAAAHALKVDGAQIVQGLENFRSCSGRMKVTELASGATLLEDYYNANPLAVEAALTVLDDLPGSGRRIAVLGDMLELGEAAAGLHRQTGLKASKCTDLLILLGQRAEDTAAGARQGGLPPQSVWVVKNHQEAVSLLQDLLRPGDRVLVKGSRGMTMEKICDGLRAKDGRPSAGH, from the coding sequence ATGCGTTTCGACCTGATACAAATCGCCTCGATCACCGGCGGCACCCTGATCCCCGATCGGGCTGCCGCGATCGTTACCGGCGTGTCCACCGACAGCCGCTCGCTGCGTCCCGGGGATCTGTTCGTACCTCTGCGCGGCCCCCGCTTCGATGGCCACGATTATCTGGTGCAGGCCGTTCGCGGCGGTGCCAGCGCCTGTTTGAGCGAAGAGGTGGTCGCGGGCTTGCCCGTGCCGGTTGTTCGTGTGGCGGACACCCTTCGGGCGCTGGGTGATCTGGCGGCGGCCGTGCGCCAGGATTTCGACGGGCCGGTGGTGGCGGTCACCGGTTCCTCCGGAAAAACCAGCACCAAGGAAATGCTCGCCGGCATTCTCGGCCTGCGCGGCCCCGGACTCAAGACCGAAGGCAATTTCAACAATCTCATTGGATTGCCTCATACCCTGTTGCGTCTCGAGGCCGACCATGGCTGGGCGGTATTGGAACTCGGCATGAGCGCTCGCGGCGAAATCGCCCGCCTGGCCGAGATCAGCCGTCCCGATGTCGGCATCGTCACCAACGTCGGCCCCGCTCACCTGGAAACTCTGCTGACCCTGGACGGCGTGGCGCGAGCCAAGGGCGAACTGTTTGCCGCTTTGCCGGTTGGCGGCACTGCAGTGATCAACGGGGATGACCCGCGGGTGCTGCAACTGCCTGTCGCCAACGGCGTGCGCCGCCTGATATTTGGTTGCGGATCCGAAGCGCAGGTGCGTGCCGAGGGGTTGACCGCGGATGGCGACGGCATGCGTTTTGATCTGCTGCTGGACGAAAAGGTCTGGCCGGTACGGTTGTCGGTGCCCGGACGCTACAACGTCTGCAACGCCCTGGCCGCCGCGGCGGCGGCGCATGCCCTGAAGGTTGACGGCGCGCAGATCGTTCAGGGCCTGGAAAATTTCCGCTCCTGCAGCGGACGCATGAAAGTGACGGAACTCGCCAGCGGCGCCACTTTGCTGGAGGATTATTACAATGCCAACCCCCTGGCTGTCGAAGCGGCGTTGACGGTTCTGGACGATCTGCCCGGCAGCGGTCGCCGCATCGCGGTGCTGGGCGATATGCTGGAGCTTGGTGAGGCCGCCGCCGGTCTGCACCGCCAGACCGGCCTGAAGGCATCGAAATGCACCGATTTGCTGATTCTTCTCGGCCAGAGGGCCGAGGATACCGCCGCCGGCGCGCGGCAGGGCGGTTTGCCGCCGCAATCGGTGTGGGTTGTAAAGAACCATCAGGAGGCTGTAAGCCTGCTGCAGGATCTGTTGCGCCCGGGGGACCGGGTGCTGGTCAAGGGGTCGCGCGGCATGACCATGGAAAAAATATGTGATGGCCTGCGCGCCAAGGACGGACGCCCGTCCGCCGGGCATTAG
- a CDS encoding cell division protein FtsL, producing the protein MSFSTQRVLPGIVIGSLFKRRFSVGQFMVFLIALVAAGVFYIWSCSQFIELGYAISSYESQLLDLQREENCLRLEVATLKNPAHLERVATTRLNLHYPEPRQVIIVR; encoded by the coding sequence ATGTCGTTTTCCACCCAGCGCGTGCTGCCCGGAATTGTCATCGGCAGTCTTTTCAAGCGGCGTTTTTCGGTCGGGCAATTCATGGTTTTTCTGATAGCTCTGGTCGCAGCCGGCGTTTTCTATATCTGGTCCTGCAGCCAGTTCATTGAGCTGGGATATGCCATTTCCAGTTATGAAAGCCAGTTGCTCGATCTGCAGCGCGAAGAGAACTGCCTGCGACTGGAAGTCGCGACACTTAAAAACCCCGCCCATCTCGAACGCGTTGCCACCACCAGGCTGAATCTCCATTATCCGGAACCCCGCCAGGTGATTATTGTCCGATGA
- a CDS encoding HlyC/CorC family transporter, which yields MQDYIFYVSGLLLLLLFSAFFSGSETALLSLDSLRVKYLVHKQQRGAHQLERILSRPDDLLGAILVGNNLVNIAASVFATTFFVQLFGDRGELMTILILTPVLLIVSEVCPKTFAARHPERVSFLVLRPIMLVMLVLRPVVWLVTGLSRLLTLFVKSEPKPVISEDEIRTLISVGEQSGVVGEDKRRMLDGIFDLSQISVRDVMIPRTEVVALEVSDSFTEVLSAVQQSSHSRFPIYQGSLDNIIGIIHSKDILRYVHRADEFSLEKLARKPFFVPEAKRINTLLQAFQRRQVHMAVVVDEYGGMEGIVTLEDVVEEIVGEIRDEYDIDEDLICELGSGRYLLDGSIPLRAVNQRFDLGLSEEHASTLAGFMLGELGTIPHPGDSCQVGEIRLTARQVLDHRIEEIELQMPPQ from the coding sequence ATGCAAGACTATATTTTCTATGTGTCCGGTTTACTGCTGCTGCTGCTGTTTTCGGCTTTTTTTTCCGGATCGGAAACGGCTCTGCTGTCCCTCGACTCGCTGCGGGTCAAGTATCTTGTGCACAAGCAGCAGCGTGGCGCGCACCAGCTTGAAAGGATACTCAGCCGCCCCGACGATCTGCTGGGGGCCATCCTGGTTGGCAACAACCTGGTCAACATCGCTGCTTCGGTATTTGCAACCACTTTTTTCGTGCAGTTGTTCGGCGACCGTGGCGAGCTGATGACCATCCTTATTTTGACGCCGGTTCTTCTTATCGTGTCCGAGGTCTGCCCCAAGACCTTCGCGGCCCGTCATCCTGAACGGGTTTCTTTTCTGGTGCTGCGCCCCATCATGCTTGTGATGCTGGTGTTGCGTCCGGTGGTATGGCTGGTAACGGGCCTTTCCCGACTGTTGACCCTGTTTGTCAAAAGCGAGCCGAAACCCGTTATTTCCGAGGATGAAATCCGGACCCTGATAAGCGTTGGCGAGCAGAGCGGCGTGGTCGGCGAAGACAAACGGCGCATGCTGGACGGGATTTTCGATCTTTCCCAGATCAGCGTGCGGGATGTGATGATTCCGCGCACCGAAGTCGTGGCCCTGGAGGTTTCCGATTCCTTTACCGAGGTCTTGAGCGCCGTGCAGCAGTCCAGCCATTCCCGGTTCCCGATTTACCAGGGGTCCCTGGACAATATCATCGGCATCATTCATTCCAAGGATATCCTGCGCTATGTGCACCGGGCCGACGAATTTTCCCTGGAAAAACTGGCGCGCAAACCTTTTTTCGTGCCCGAGGCGAAGCGGATCAACACCCTGCTGCAAGCGTTTCAGCGCCGTCAGGTGCACATGGCGGTGGTGGTGGATGAGTACGGCGGCATGGAAGGCATCGTGACCCTGGAAGACGTGGTCGAGGAAATCGTCGGCGAAATCCGGGACGAATACGATATCGATGAAGACCTGATCTGCGAACTGGGATCCGGTCGTTACCTGCTCGATGGCAGTATCCCGCTGCGAGCCGTCAATCAGCGCTTCGATCTCGGCCTGTCCGAAGAACACGCGTCGACTCTGGCCGGCTTCATGCTCGGTGAGTTGGGCACCATCCCCCATCCGGGAGACAGTTGCCAGGTGGGGGAGATCCGGTTGACCGCGCGCCAGGTTCTGGATCACCGTATCGAAGAAATCGAGCTGCAGATGCCTCCGCAATAG